The following are encoded in a window of Sinomonas cyclohexanicum genomic DNA:
- a CDS encoding ABC transporter ATP-binding protein — protein sequence MTTVIQTVDLHKHFGRVHALDGLNLEVAQGEVHGFLGPNGAGKSTTLRVLLGLARATSGTATVLGKDPWADAVELHRHVASIPGDVSIWPNLSGGEAIDLISRLRGGTTDHARYRARKKELCETFDFDPTKKGRAYSKGNRQKVALISAFATDAELYLFDEPTSGLDPLMEAVFTREVRSMAKDGATVLLSSHILSEVERLADRVSIIRSGKIVDGGTLDSLRHLTRTEISFAQDHVDTAALSARPEVHDLTVADGRVKFGADSDRVHEVLPLLGTLGVKSLLVSPASLEELFLRHYGDTVAVRENGDRGTHDDGARHHRRHRGAEEAPATVRTTTSTGA from the coding sequence ATGACAACGGTCATACAGACAGTCGACCTCCACAAGCACTTCGGCCGCGTGCACGCCCTCGACGGCCTGAACCTCGAAGTCGCCCAGGGCGAGGTCCACGGATTCCTCGGCCCCAACGGAGCCGGCAAGTCCACCACGCTGCGCGTCCTCCTCGGCCTGGCCCGCGCCACCTCGGGCACGGCCACCGTCCTCGGCAAGGACCCGTGGGCGGACGCCGTCGAGCTCCACCGCCACGTCGCCAGCATCCCGGGCGACGTGAGCATCTGGCCCAACCTCTCCGGGGGCGAGGCGATCGACCTCATCTCGCGCCTGCGGGGCGGCACCACGGACCATGCCCGGTACAGGGCCCGCAAGAAGGAGCTCTGCGAGACGTTCGACTTCGACCCGACGAAGAAGGGCCGCGCGTACTCGAAGGGCAACCGGCAGAAGGTCGCCCTGATCTCCGCCTTCGCCACCGATGCGGAGCTCTACCTCTTCGACGAGCCCACGAGCGGCCTCGACCCGCTCATGGAGGCCGTGTTCACGCGCGAGGTCCGCAGCATGGCCAAGGACGGGGCCACCGTGCTCCTCTCGAGCCACATCCTCTCCGAGGTCGAGCGCCTGGCCGACCGGGTGAGCATCATCCGCTCGGGAAAGATCGTCGACGGCGGCACCCTCGACTCGCTCCGGCACCTCACCCGCACCGAGATCTCGTTCGCCCAGGATCACGTCGATACGGCCGCGCTCAGCGCTCGGCCCGAGGTCCACGACCTCACCGTCGCGGACGGCCGCGTGAAGTTCGGCGCGGACTCGGACCGCGTCCACGAGGTCCTCCCCCTCCTCGGCACCCTGGGCGTCAAGAGCCTGCTCGTCTCGCCGGCCTCGCTCGAGGAGCTCTTCCTCCGCCACTACGGCGACACAGTGGCCGTCCGCGAGAACGGGGACCGCGGCACGCACGACGACGGAGCCCGTCACCACCGCCGCCACCGTGGCGCGGAGGAAGCGCCCGCCACGGTGCGCACGACGACGAGCACGGGAGCCTGA
- a CDS encoding ABC transporter permease — MSTLLTLYRQRLRRDRWQLVGWIVGIAAMALFSAAAVAKTYGTLAEQTDVLKVALATPVILIFRGLARGPGLGAFTFFEIFSFLSLLTGWMSTFMAVRHSRAEEENGRAEMISSTPAGRMLPLLATVVHGVIANLLAAIAVALSFIASNLDPAGSILTGAAAGAVGISFLGVGLLAGEFMSTSRGANAISASLVLAAYILRGFGDAAGTPGPDGMTMTAGWPSWISPIGWGQQTFAYTGDRWWPLVLPLALGAVCIAATALIMDRRDVGAALLAERTGRADARPALNGSFALAARLQMGSIIGWCIGGLATGLLTGGLGSAVDAVTSANPDTTAALRKMIQAQGSSTTQLLVSVFFLLAGVLAAACALQAVIRARQEEAAGTGPWLVSQPLGRMRWFADYLALGTLTIVAVLLLTALGAWLSLVASGDTSGAVGDVWMTAIDQIPAALIFLAVPALVFVVWPPATIPAGWTILGLAVLLGVFGGLIGVDKSIQDISPFSHTPVPGSGGTDWTGGFWMLGISVVAAALSLALMRRREVGSA; from the coding sequence ATGAGCACGCTCCTCACGCTCTACCGGCAGCGCCTGCGCCGCGACCGGTGGCAGCTGGTCGGCTGGATCGTGGGCATCGCCGCGATGGCGCTCTTCTCGGCGGCCGCCGTGGCCAAGACCTATGGCACGCTCGCCGAGCAGACCGATGTCCTCAAGGTCGCCCTCGCCACGCCCGTGATCCTCATCTTCCGCGGCCTCGCCCGCGGCCCGGGTCTGGGCGCGTTCACGTTCTTCGAGATCTTCTCGTTCCTCTCGCTGCTCACCGGCTGGATGAGCACGTTCATGGCGGTCCGCCACTCCCGCGCCGAGGAGGAGAACGGCCGCGCCGAGATGATCTCGTCGACGCCGGCCGGCCGGATGCTCCCCCTCTTGGCCACGGTGGTGCACGGCGTCATCGCGAACCTCCTGGCCGCGATCGCCGTCGCGCTCTCCTTCATCGCCTCGAACCTCGACCCCGCCGGATCGATCCTGACGGGGGCGGCCGCCGGGGCGGTCGGCATCTCGTTCCTCGGGGTCGGGCTGCTCGCGGGCGAGTTCATGAGCACGTCCCGCGGCGCGAACGCCATCTCGGCGTCACTCGTGCTCGCCGCATACATCCTGCGCGGCTTCGGCGACGCCGCCGGCACACCCGGCCCGGACGGCATGACCATGACCGCCGGGTGGCCGAGCTGGATCTCCCCGATCGGCTGGGGCCAGCAGACGTTCGCGTACACGGGCGACCGGTGGTGGCCGCTCGTCCTCCCGCTCGCCCTCGGCGCCGTGTGCATCGCGGCGACGGCACTGATCATGGACCGCCGCGACGTCGGCGCCGCGCTCCTCGCGGAGCGCACGGGACGCGCGGACGCGCGCCCGGCCCTGAACGGCTCCTTCGCCCTCGCGGCGCGGCTCCAGATGGGCTCCATCATCGGCTGGTGCATCGGCGGCCTCGCCACCGGGCTCCTGACAGGCGGCCTCGGCTCCGCGGTCGACGCCGTCACGTCGGCCAATCCGGACACGACCGCCGCCCTGCGCAAGATGATCCAGGCCCAGGGCTCCTCGACGACCCAGCTGCTCGTGTCCGTCTTCTTCCTCCTCGCCGGCGTCCTGGCCGCGGCGTGCGCCCTCCAGGCCGTCATCCGCGCCCGGCAGGAGGAGGCCGCGGGCACCGGGCCCTGGCTCGTGTCCCAGCCGCTCGGCCGCATGCGCTGGTTCGCGGACTACCTCGCCCTCGGAACCCTCACGATCGTCGCAGTCCTGCTCCTGACGGCCCTCGGCGCGTGGCTCTCGCTCGTCGCGTCCGGGGACACCTCCGGCGCCGTGGGAGATGTCTGGATGACAGCCATCGACCAGATCCCCGCGGCCCTCATCTTCCTGGCCGTCCCGGCGCTCGTGTTCGTCGTCTGGCCGCCCGCCACGATCCCCGCGGGCTGGACGATCCTCGGCCTCGCCGTCCTCCTCGGCGTGTTCGGCGGGCTGATCGGCGTGGACAAGTCGATCCAGGACATCTCCCCGTTCTCGCACACCCCCGTCCCCGGCTCGGGCGGTACCGACTGGACGGGCGGCTTCTGGATGCTCGGCATCAGCGTGGTCGCCGCGGCCCTCTCGCTCGCCCTCATGCGGCGCCGCGAGGTGGGGTCGGCGTGA